A genomic window from Anas platyrhynchos isolate ZD024472 breed Pekin duck chromosome 13, IASCAAS_PekinDuck_T2T, whole genome shotgun sequence includes:
- the LOC101797103 gene encoding haloacid dehalogenase-like hydrolase domain-containing 5 isoform X1: MRRGLPALRGLLGGGSAGRPLRLPAPRGPEPPAEGSGGGQLNVLPSFGFLFDIDGVLVRGKTPIPAAKSAFQKLVNSQGQFLVPVVFVTNAGNCLRQKKADQLSHILGVPVSQDQVMMSHSPLRMFKRYHEKCVLVSGQGPLLDIAQDLGFSQPITIETLREKYPLLDVVDHDRTPDVLYPSAVELPKIEAVVLFGEPVRWETNLQLIIDVLLTSGYPGNPYHHENYPHIPVLACNMDLMWVAEAQSPRFGHGTFMVCLENIYKKITGKDLKYEALMGKPSELTYQYAEYLIRTQAAERQWKQPIQTLYAVGDNLMTDVYGANLYNRYLEEKNSRKGSKTQIQAKVAGGRGSAALSQDDEIDNSWENELASAAATHCRSVLVCTGVYNPHTEAPLDTKESITETVFHGHRDFRFDPGLVEPDHIVPDVNAAVDLIFHLENFAPN; the protein is encoded by the exons ATGCGCCGGGGGCTGCCCGCGCTCCGCGGCCTCCTCGGGGGCGGCTCCGCGGGGCGGCCGCTCCGGCTCCCGGCGCCCAGGGGGCCCGAGCCGCCGGCTGAGGGCAGCGGGGGCGGCCAG CTCAACGTTCTGCCGTCCTTTGGGTTTCTTTTTGACATTGATGGTGTACTAGTACGAGGAAAGACTCCGATACCTGCTGCAAAATCGGCCTTTCAAAAGCTAGTTAATTCTCAGGGACAATTCTTGGTGCCTGTGGTATTTGTCACCAATGCAGGGAACTGCCTTCGCCAGAAAAAAGCTGATCAGTTGTCTCATATACTGGGAGTTCCA GTTTCCCAAGACCAAGTGATGATGTCACACAGTCCTCTGCGGATGTTCAAACGTTATCATGAAAAATGTGTTCTTGTATCTGGACAAGGACCGCTTCTGGATATTGCTCAAga CCTTGGTTTCAGTCAACCCATCACCATTGAAACATTGCGGGAGAAATACCCTTTGCTGGATGTAGTTGACCATGACAGAACACCTGATGTTTTG taCCCCTCTGCTGTGGAGCTTCCCAAGATTGAGG CTGTTGTCTTGTTTGGGGAGCCAGTCAGGTGGGAAACCAACCTTCAATTGATCATAGATGTTTTGCTGACAAGTGGCTATCCTGGAAATCCGTATCACCATGAAAATTACCCTCATATACCTGTACTGGCTTGTAATATGGATCTGATGTGGGTAGCTGAAGCACAGTCTCCAAG gTTTGGGCATGGAACATTCATGGTTTGTTTGGAAAACATTTACAAGAAGATCACTGGCAAAGATCTGAAATATGAGGCCTTAATGGGCAAGCCTAGTGAACTGACCTATCAGTACGCAGAATACCTTATCAGGACTCAAGCAGCAGAAAGACAATGGAAGCAACCTATTCAAACTCTTTATGCTGTTGG AGATAATCTCATGACTGATGTCTATGGTGCTAACCTTTACAATCGCTATCTTGAAGAGAAGAACTCCAGAAAAGGTTCAAAAACACAGATTCAGGCAAAAGTTGCTGGAGGCAGAGGGTCTGCTGCTCTCTCTCAGGATGATGAAATAGACAACAGTTGGGAGAATGAATTGGCATCTGCTGCTGCTACCCACTGTAGGTCTGTTCTCGTTTGTACTGGGGTTTATAATCCTCACACAGAGGCACCCTTGGATACCAAGGAGAGCATAACTGAAACAGTGTTCCATGGCCACAGAGATTTTAGGTTTGATCCCGGTTTAGTAGAACCAGATCATATTGTACCAGATGTTAATGCTGCTGTAGACCTGATCTTCCATCTGGAGAACTTTGCTCCTAATTGA
- the LOC101797103 gene encoding haloacid dehalogenase-like hydrolase domain-containing 5 isoform X2 yields MRRGLPALRGLLGGGSAGRPLRLPAPRGPEPPAEGSGGGQLNVLPSFGFLFDIDGVLVRGKTPIPAAKSAFQKLVNSQGQFLVPVVFVTNAGNCLRQKKADQLSHILGVPVSQDQVMMSHSPLRMFKRYHEKCVLVSGQGPLLDIAQDLGFSQPITIETLREKYPLLDVVDHDRTPDVLYPSAVELPKIEAVVLFGEPVRWETNLQLIIDVLLTSGYPGNPYHHENYPHIPVLACNMDLMWVAEAQSPRFGHGTFMVCLENIYKKITGKDLKYEALMGKPSELTYQYAEYLIRTQAAERQWKQPIQTLYAVGDNLMTDVYGANLYNRYLEEKNSRKGSKTQIQAKVAGGRGSAALSQDDEIDNSWENELASAAATHLCLWLHCLSTLTCKSVKEMPI; encoded by the exons ATGCGCCGGGGGCTGCCCGCGCTCCGCGGCCTCCTCGGGGGCGGCTCCGCGGGGCGGCCGCTCCGGCTCCCGGCGCCCAGGGGGCCCGAGCCGCCGGCTGAGGGCAGCGGGGGCGGCCAG CTCAACGTTCTGCCGTCCTTTGGGTTTCTTTTTGACATTGATGGTGTACTAGTACGAGGAAAGACTCCGATACCTGCTGCAAAATCGGCCTTTCAAAAGCTAGTTAATTCTCAGGGACAATTCTTGGTGCCTGTGGTATTTGTCACCAATGCAGGGAACTGCCTTCGCCAGAAAAAAGCTGATCAGTTGTCTCATATACTGGGAGTTCCA GTTTCCCAAGACCAAGTGATGATGTCACACAGTCCTCTGCGGATGTTCAAACGTTATCATGAAAAATGTGTTCTTGTATCTGGACAAGGACCGCTTCTGGATATTGCTCAAga CCTTGGTTTCAGTCAACCCATCACCATTGAAACATTGCGGGAGAAATACCCTTTGCTGGATGTAGTTGACCATGACAGAACACCTGATGTTTTG taCCCCTCTGCTGTGGAGCTTCCCAAGATTGAGG CTGTTGTCTTGTTTGGGGAGCCAGTCAGGTGGGAAACCAACCTTCAATTGATCATAGATGTTTTGCTGACAAGTGGCTATCCTGGAAATCCGTATCACCATGAAAATTACCCTCATATACCTGTACTGGCTTGTAATATGGATCTGATGTGGGTAGCTGAAGCACAGTCTCCAAG gTTTGGGCATGGAACATTCATGGTTTGTTTGGAAAACATTTACAAGAAGATCACTGGCAAAGATCTGAAATATGAGGCCTTAATGGGCAAGCCTAGTGAACTGACCTATCAGTACGCAGAATACCTTATCAGGACTCAAGCAGCAGAAAGACAATGGAAGCAACCTATTCAAACTCTTTATGCTGTTGG AGATAATCTCATGACTGATGTCTATGGTGCTAACCTTTACAATCGCTATCTTGAAGAGAAGAACTCCAGAAAAGGTTCAAAAACACAGATTCAGGCAAAAGTTGCTGGAGGCAGAGGGTCTGCTGCTCTCTCTCAGGATGATGAAATAGACAACAGTTGGGAGAATGAATTGGCATCTGCTGCTGCTACCCACT TATGTCTGTGGCTGCATTGCCTCTCTACTTTGACATGTAAATCTGTAAAAGAAATGCCCATATAA
- the LOC101797103 gene encoding haloacid dehalogenase-like hydrolase domain-containing 5 isoform X3: MRRGLPALRGLLGGGSAGRPLRLPAPRGPEPPAEGSGGGQLNVLPSFGFLFDIDGVLVRGKTPIPAAKSAFQKLVNSQGQFLVPVVFVTNAGNCLRQKKADQLSHILGVPVSQDQVMMSHSPLRMFKRYHEKCVLVSGQGPLLDIAQDLGFSQPITIETLREKYPLLDVVDHDRTPDVLYPSAVELPKIEAVVLFGEPVRWETNLQLIIDVLLTSGYPGNPYHHENYPHIPVLACNMDLMWVAEAQSPRFGHGTFMVCLENIYKKITGKDLKYEALMGKPSELTYQYAEYLIRTQAAERQWKQPIQTLYAVGDNLMTDVYGANLYNRYLEEKNSRKGSKTQIQAKVAGGRGSAALSQDDEIDNSWENELASAAATHCSMSVAALPLYFDM; encoded by the exons ATGCGCCGGGGGCTGCCCGCGCTCCGCGGCCTCCTCGGGGGCGGCTCCGCGGGGCGGCCGCTCCGGCTCCCGGCGCCCAGGGGGCCCGAGCCGCCGGCTGAGGGCAGCGGGGGCGGCCAG CTCAACGTTCTGCCGTCCTTTGGGTTTCTTTTTGACATTGATGGTGTACTAGTACGAGGAAAGACTCCGATACCTGCTGCAAAATCGGCCTTTCAAAAGCTAGTTAATTCTCAGGGACAATTCTTGGTGCCTGTGGTATTTGTCACCAATGCAGGGAACTGCCTTCGCCAGAAAAAAGCTGATCAGTTGTCTCATATACTGGGAGTTCCA GTTTCCCAAGACCAAGTGATGATGTCACACAGTCCTCTGCGGATGTTCAAACGTTATCATGAAAAATGTGTTCTTGTATCTGGACAAGGACCGCTTCTGGATATTGCTCAAga CCTTGGTTTCAGTCAACCCATCACCATTGAAACATTGCGGGAGAAATACCCTTTGCTGGATGTAGTTGACCATGACAGAACACCTGATGTTTTG taCCCCTCTGCTGTGGAGCTTCCCAAGATTGAGG CTGTTGTCTTGTTTGGGGAGCCAGTCAGGTGGGAAACCAACCTTCAATTGATCATAGATGTTTTGCTGACAAGTGGCTATCCTGGAAATCCGTATCACCATGAAAATTACCCTCATATACCTGTACTGGCTTGTAATATGGATCTGATGTGGGTAGCTGAAGCACAGTCTCCAAG gTTTGGGCATGGAACATTCATGGTTTGTTTGGAAAACATTTACAAGAAGATCACTGGCAAAGATCTGAAATATGAGGCCTTAATGGGCAAGCCTAGTGAACTGACCTATCAGTACGCAGAATACCTTATCAGGACTCAAGCAGCAGAAAGACAATGGAAGCAACCTATTCAAACTCTTTATGCTGTTGG AGATAATCTCATGACTGATGTCTATGGTGCTAACCTTTACAATCGCTATCTTGAAGAGAAGAACTCCAGAAAAGGTTCAAAAACACAGATTCAGGCAAAAGTTGCTGGAGGCAGAGGGTCTGCTGCTCTCTCTCAGGATGATGAAATAGACAACAGTTGGGAGAATGAATTGGCATCTGCTGCTGCTACCCACTGTAG TATGTCTGTGGCTGCATTGCCTCTCTACTTTGACATGTAA